A section of the Methanoregula formicica SMSP genome encodes:
- a CDS encoding endonuclease dU → MHLPKKGLRALGIAESYTGRTCSTLAGVVMRKDLRIDGFCFGNATVGGMDATETIIGMVNDLRRKDLNVILLSGCVIAWFNVIDPGRIAEVSGVPVICVTYEESEGLAEDIRHHFPHDEIRLLAYQNLGARIPVRLHTGQTIYLRSWGITPDNAGRLCNDYTHEGGIPEPLRVARLCARSCSFCVP, encoded by the coding sequence ATGCATCTGCCCAAGAAAGGGCTGAGAGCGCTGGGAATTGCAGAAAGTTATACCGGAAGGACCTGTTCGACACTTGCCGGGGTTGTGATGAGAAAGGACCTCCGCATTGACGGGTTCTGTTTTGGGAATGCAACGGTCGGGGGGATGGATGCAACCGAAACGATCATTGGGATGGTCAATGATCTCCGGAGAAAAGACCTGAATGTCATTCTCCTGTCCGGCTGTGTCATTGCCTGGTTCAATGTCATCGATCCCGGTCGGATTGCAGAAGTTTCCGGTGTCCCGGTTATTTGCGTTACCTATGAAGAATCAGAGGGACTTGCAGAAGATATACGACACCATTTTCCTCATGATGAAATACGGCTTTTGGCATATCAAAATCTGGGGGCCCGTATTCCTGTTCGATTGCACACGGGCCAGACTATCTATCTCCGTAGCTGGGGGATCACACCGGATAATGCAGGACGTCTCTGTAATGATTATACGCACGAGGGGGGGATCCCGGAACCCCTGCGGGTGGCCCGCCTCTGCGCCCGTTCGTGCTCGTTTTGCGTCCCGTAA
- a CDS encoding rubredoxin — translation MVVEEKLARWVCLECHYIYDPVKGDPKNGIPAGTPWEKVPDTWRCPECKILKAKKGVFRRLDD, via the coding sequence ATGGTTGTGGAAGAAAAGCTTGCACGCTGGGTCTGTCTTGAGTGTCACTATATCTATGATCCGGTAAAAGGCGACCCGAAGAATGGAATCCCGGCAGGAACTCCCTGGGAAAAGGTCCCTGATACATGGCGATGTCCTGAATGCAAAATACTGAAAGCAAAGAAGGGTGTCTTCAGGCGCCTAGACGACTGA
- a CDS encoding tetratricopeptide repeat protein, whose product MSPQNPHSNSKEDCRKYYSKGLALGRSGQHKEALEAFTRALEADPSFAPAWVGRGFALGKQGRYEEEIECCEKAIALDPHNVDAWNNRGFACGMLARFEEKIHCCEQTLALDPENATAWNNKGVALGMLGRHEGEVSCCDRALAVRPRYLSAWVNKGFALGKLKRYEEEIACYDRALKIYPFFLSALVNKGVAHIHLKEYRDAIETLDRALSIDPAHAKALYRKGLTLSLMGRHSEAIPVLEKALEIDPAIADAWVVLSNSCFLTGRLEESARAFDMAYYIDVKDVRTGLVKGMSLLKNGKVDDALHAFSEVLGILLR is encoded by the coding sequence ATGTCACCCCAAAATCCTCATTCCAATTCGAAAGAAGACTGCCGGAAGTATTACTCCAAAGGCCTTGCGCTTGGGCGCAGCGGGCAGCATAAAGAGGCGCTGGAGGCGTTCACTCGTGCTCTTGAAGCCGATCCATCGTTTGCTCCCGCATGGGTGGGTCGTGGTTTTGCCCTGGGCAAACAGGGACGCTACGAAGAAGAGATCGAATGCTGCGAGAAGGCGATCGCGCTGGATCCCCATAATGTCGATGCATGGAACAACCGTGGATTCGCCTGCGGGATGCTGGCACGGTTTGAGGAGAAAATACACTGCTGCGAACAAACGCTTGCACTCGATCCGGAAAATGCAACGGCATGGAACAACAAGGGTGTTGCATTGGGCATGCTTGGCCGGCATGAGGGAGAGGTTAGTTGTTGTGATCGCGCACTTGCCGTGCGGCCCCGGTACCTGTCCGCATGGGTGAACAAGGGATTTGCGCTCGGAAAGCTGAAGCGCTACGAAGAGGAGATTGCATGTTATGATCGCGCCCTGAAGATCTATCCGTTCTTTCTCTCAGCTCTCGTCAACAAGGGGGTGGCGCACATCCACCTGAAAGAATACCGGGATGCGATTGAGACCCTTGACCGTGCTCTTTCGATTGATCCGGCACACGCAAAAGCACTGTACCGGAAAGGGCTCACACTCTCGCTCATGGGTCGGCATTCTGAAGCGATACCGGTTCTGGAAAAAGCGCTCGAGATCGATCCTGCCATTGCCGATGCCTGGGTTGTCTTGAGCAACTCCTGTTTTCTCACCGGCCGGCTCGAAGAATCGGCCCGCGCCTTTGATATGGCGTATTACATTGATGTAAAGGATGTCCGTACGGGTCTGGTTAAAGGAATGTCGCTCCTGAAAAACGGGAAGGTCGACGATGCTCTTCACGCTTTCTCTGAAGTTCTGGGCATTCTCCTGCGATAG
- a CDS encoding AIR synthase-related protein produces the protein MDVEEYARRGLAEGRNESALKESLADHIVRIKGCSPSYASAFAHAVIEEAKNSGGLKGDFFEFEPAGVCMGEFGVGSRGKGDFFAHRQIARIIGKTSASVGVDEMDDAGVVKAGGQYIVCTVDGMHSRLSDFPFLAGFHVTRATLRDAYVMGAKPVMLFSDIHVADDGDVAKIFDYTAGITTVGEAMDVPLVSGSTLRIGGDMVLGTRLTGCVGAVGVAEHLTARKSTRPGDVLLMTEGAGGGTIATAAIYSGFPEVVEQTINLNFLFACETLMKNPVFSRIHAMTDVTNGGLRGDAFEMAETAGCRIIIDETGIGSLVQPQVKEMLEALQIDYLGVSLDSLLVVAPEDAAAEIIRAVGSAGVTMKQIGHVEAGKSEAVLRRDGRDHDFSPRFRESAYTPVKKVADTEVRDFEEMKNEVVRASEAAIRKKERVLAKLKGTAL, from the coding sequence ATGGATGTTGAGGAGTATGCCCGCAGGGGTCTTGCCGAAGGCAGGAACGAGAGCGCCCTCAAAGAAAGCCTTGCCGATCATATTGTCCGGATAAAAGGGTGCAGCCCCTCGTATGCATCTGCCTTTGCGCATGCAGTCATAGAGGAAGCAAAAAATTCCGGGGGGCTCAAGGGCGATTTCTTCGAGTTCGAACCGGCAGGTGTCTGCATGGGTGAGTTTGGCGTGGGTTCCCGGGGCAAAGGGGACTTTTTTGCGCACCGCCAGATCGCCCGCATCATCGGCAAGACATCAGCCTCGGTAGGAGTTGACGAGATGGATGATGCCGGTGTTGTGAAGGCCGGCGGCCAGTACATTGTCTGTACCGTTGATGGAATGCACTCACGGCTCTCCGATTTCCCCTTCCTTGCAGGATTTCATGTTACCCGGGCAACGCTCCGGGATGCCTATGTGATGGGTGCAAAGCCCGTCATGCTCTTTTCCGATATCCATGTTGCCGATGATGGCGACGTGGCCAAGATCTTTGACTATACGGCAGGGATTACAACGGTCGGGGAAGCGATGGATGTTCCGCTTGTTTCCGGATCCACCCTGCGGATCGGTGGCGATATGGTGCTCGGCACCCGGCTCACCGGCTGTGTCGGCGCGGTGGGAGTTGCAGAGCACCTCACAGCGAGGAAGTCCACCCGGCCAGGGGATGTTCTCCTTATGACAGAGGGCGCTGGCGGTGGCACAATCGCGACTGCTGCGATCTACTCCGGGTTCCCCGAGGTTGTCGAGCAGACCATAAACCTGAATTTCCTCTTTGCGTGCGAGACGCTGATGAAGAATCCTGTCTTCTCCCGCATTCACGCGATGACCGATGTTACCAATGGAGGACTTCGCGGGGATGCATTCGAGATGGCCGAGACTGCCGGCTGCCGGATTATCATTGACGAGACCGGGATTGGAAGCCTTGTCCAGCCCCAGGTAAAAGAGATGCTCGAAGCACTCCAGATAGATTATCTCGGCGTTTCGCTGGACTCCCTGCTGGTGGTTGCCCCGGAGGATGCGGCAGCGGAAATTATCCGGGCAGTCGGATCCGCGGGAGTAACCATGAAACAGATAGGTCATGTCGAGGCCGGGAAATCTGAAGCTGTGCTCCGCAGAGATGGCAGGGACCATGATTTCTCGCCACGGTTCCGCGAGTCCGCATACACACCGGTAAAAAAGGTCGCGGACACGGAAGTTCGTGATTTCGAAGAGATGAAAAATGAGGTTGTCCGGGCATCGGAAGCGGCGATCCGGAAGAAGGAACGCGTGCTTGCAAAACTGAAAGGAACGGCTCTGTAG
- a CDS encoding class I SAM-dependent methyltransferase, whose translation MTRVKQQKIQEHYDSVAGTYDDHYDHLTRGRPYHNHLSDHLIKALPQNGDLLDIGCGTALFVEKYLRNGGTATGLDISGKMLSKARERCPGCTFVAGNGEALPFQDQSFDAISSLLVFSYVKSPETMLAEAYRVLRPGGSIAVCTLGKKLITRGIPALYHFSEKVKFQHVVMKNFGERYYNEEEMTRLFSEAGFDDISVKWCSFAHIDMIDPLFSLASKLEPFVEKRVPQLAFNIFVSAKKRR comes from the coding sequence ATGACCCGGGTAAAGCAGCAGAAGATCCAGGAGCACTATGATTCCGTTGCAGGCACGTATGACGACCATTACGATCACCTTACCCGGGGCCGGCCGTATCATAACCACTTAAGCGATCACCTTATCAAAGCCCTGCCACAAAATGGAGACCTGCTCGATATCGGCTGCGGCACTGCACTCTTTGTGGAAAAATACCTGCGGAACGGGGGAACAGCGACAGGTCTCGACATCAGCGGGAAGATGCTCAGTAAAGCGCGCGAGCGGTGTCCCGGTTGTACATTCGTTGCCGGAAACGGCGAGGCCCTCCCGTTCCAGGACCAGTCATTTGATGCCATCTCAAGCCTTCTCGTCTTCAGTTATGTGAAATCACCCGAGACCATGCTTGCTGAGGCCTATCGTGTACTCCGGCCCGGGGGAAGTATCGCAGTCTGCACGCTGGGTAAAAAACTCATCACCAGGGGGATACCGGCGCTCTATCATTTCAGCGAGAAAGTAAAATTCCAGCACGTGGTGATGAAAAATTTTGGCGAACGATACTACAACGAAGAAGAGATGACACGTCTTTTTTCCGAAGCGGGTTTCGATGACATTTCCGTGAAATGGTGCTCCTTTGCCCATATCGACATGATCGATCCGCTCTTCTCCCTGGCTTCGAAACTCGAACCATTCGTCGAGAAACGCGTACCCCAGCTGGCCTTCAACATATTCGTCTCTGCAAAAAAACGCAGATGA
- a CDS encoding AAA family ATPase translates to MLWIEKYRPSAFAEIVGQDAVIHHLVSFATTKTSPHLILTGPHGTGKSAAVECFARALYGENWEQNTTIFQTSDIFHQGKALLEQDERYAHIYQKNLSLIANFKYIIKWYASLRPLDAEFKILVFEDAHTLTRDAQQALRRIMEQTSSTCRFIFTTTNASAIIPAIASRCLPLFFSPIDQDSMLPYLKRIMGTESSQISPCSEDDLDLIVQASGGDLRKAVLLLQVALATGKCQKILEVAQSETATIAGSAVTTLKEGDTRGAMRRLESLLIDYGLSGSEVLSEIRTVIKREYNDPRLAVTLADAEFRMRNSNNEFIQVGALTTRMREILL, encoded by the coding sequence ATGCTCTGGATTGAGAAATACCGGCCGTCAGCATTTGCGGAGATCGTGGGACAGGATGCCGTTATCCACCACCTTGTCTCGTTTGCCACCACGAAGACCTCCCCACACTTAATTCTCACCGGGCCGCACGGCACCGGGAAGAGTGCTGCGGTCGAATGTTTTGCCAGGGCACTGTATGGCGAGAACTGGGAGCAGAATACCACCATCTTCCAGACTTCCGATATCTTCCACCAGGGAAAAGCACTGCTCGAACAGGATGAGCGGTATGCCCATATTTACCAGAAGAACCTCTCGCTGATTGCCAATTTCAAGTACATCATCAAGTGGTATGCATCTCTCAGGCCTCTCGATGCAGAGTTTAAGATCCTTGTCTTTGAGGATGCCCATACCCTGACCCGCGATGCCCAGCAGGCGCTCCGCCGGATCATGGAGCAGACCAGCAGTACCTGCCGGTTTATCTTTACCACAACCAATGCGAGCGCAATCATCCCTGCTATTGCCTCCCGCTGCCTTCCGCTCTTTTTTTCCCCGATCGATCAGGATAGCATGCTCCCGTACCTGAAACGGATTATGGGAACGGAGTCTTCGCAGATCTCACCCTGCTCTGAGGATGATCTGGACCTCATCGTCCAGGCTTCCGGAGGCGATTTGCGCAAGGCTGTCCTGCTGCTCCAGGTCGCACTGGCAACCGGGAAATGCCAGAAGATCCTTGAAGTTGCGCAATCGGAGACTGCGACAATAGCGGGTTCTGCGGTAACGACACTCAAAGAAGGTGATACCAGGGGTGCAATGAGACGGCTCGAATCCCTGTTGATTGATTACGGCCTCTCGGGAAGCGAAGTCCTTTCCGAGATCCGTACGGTCATAAAACGCGAGTACAATGACCCGCGATTAGCTGTCACCCTTGCCGATGCTGAGTTCCGGATGCGGAACTCCAACAATGAATTCATCCAGGTCGGTGCGCTCACCACCCGGATGCGGGAGATCCTCCTATGA
- a CDS encoding 4-phosphopantoate--beta-alanine ligase, which translates to MIPPDHPRYRSLVTRERLARCAKEGVVAMEGLTAHGRGEAFDYLIGERTTESALLAEQTAAAMLLAATRPVISVNGNTAALAAQEIAELQKACGAIVEVNLFHRTEARVAQIEKILRDAGAEVFFGPAEQLLPLSHDRAWCRREGMYTADVVLIPLEDGDRCEALVGMGKKVIAIDLNPLSRTARKATLTVVDEVTRALPAIARACRDLSAEEKSRLLSTLDNHYLLSEAIREITARLSHALD; encoded by the coding sequence ATGATCCCACCCGACCACCCCCGCTACCGGTCGCTTGTTACCCGGGAGCGCCTTGCCCGGTGTGCAAAGGAGGGCGTTGTTGCCATGGAAGGACTCACTGCCCATGGACGCGGGGAGGCCTTTGACTACCTGATTGGCGAGCGGACAACCGAGAGCGCCCTGCTTGCAGAACAAACCGCAGCGGCAATGCTGCTTGCAGCCACGCGCCCGGTCATCTCGGTGAACGGGAACACAGCGGCTCTGGCAGCACAGGAAATCGCAGAACTGCAGAAGGCCTGCGGTGCAATTGTCGAGGTCAACCTCTTCCACCGTACCGAGGCGCGGGTGGCACAGATCGAGAAGATCCTCCGCGATGCAGGTGCAGAGGTCTTCTTTGGACCTGCCGAACAACTCCTCCCCCTCTCCCATGACCGTGCGTGGTGCCGGAGGGAGGGCATGTATACAGCAGATGTCGTCCTTATCCCGCTCGAGGACGGGGACCGCTGCGAAGCACTGGTGGGTATGGGAAAGAAGGTGATCGCAATCGACCTCAACCCGCTCTCCCGGACAGCACGGAAGGCAACGCTGACGGTTGTTGATGAGGTGACCCGGGCCCTTCCTGCCATCGCCCGGGCCTGCCGGGATCTTTCCGCTGAAGAGAAAAGCCGTCTTCTTTCAACGCTTGACAACCATTATCTTTTGTCGGAAGCAATACGTGAGATAACTGCGAGGTTATCCCATGCTCTGGATTGA
- a CDS encoding pantoate kinase gives MNPSAVTAFCPGHISGYFRRINGATPAATGSTGAGIVIDSGVTARVTRSPRTEIRIIRRDAQGKTREQIAGSPILQFIMDRLGVTASVVTECSLPIGAGFGLSAAALLSTLTALNRLFCLNLSEHDIALNAHEAEVRFRTGLGDVAACQGGGWVVRDGPGIDARIHRRYDLTGPLFAISFGPIHTPSVLGSPRQMERVAAAFPKRTPRFGRDLFSLSQQFAVQSGLATPEVRQVIHLCSTRNIPASMTMLGNGVFAYGPGARCILEQFGEVFECRVAHSGARIIGESA, from the coding sequence ATGAATCCATCCGCGGTTACTGCATTCTGCCCGGGTCATATCTCCGGCTATTTCAGGCGTATCAATGGCGCGACTCCTGCTGCCACGGGCAGCACCGGGGCGGGGATCGTTATCGACAGCGGAGTCACGGCAAGGGTGACACGATCCCCACGTACGGAGATCCGCATCATCCGCCGGGATGCACAGGGAAAGACCCGTGAGCAGATCGCAGGCTCGCCCATACTCCAGTTTATCATGGACCGGCTGGGTGTCACTGCATCGGTTGTCACGGAATGCAGCCTCCCTATCGGGGCCGGTTTCGGCCTCTCGGCCGCAGCCCTGCTCTCAACCCTGACAGCGCTGAACCGGCTCTTTTGTCTTAACCTTTCGGAACACGATATTGCCCTGAACGCCCATGAGGCAGAGGTCCGGTTCCGCACCGGGCTTGGCGATGTTGCTGCATGCCAGGGCGGGGGCTGGGTTGTCCGTGACGGCCCGGGGATCGATGCGCGAATCCACCGGAGGTACGATCTTACCGGCCCGCTTTTTGCGATCAGCTTCGGACCGATCCATACGCCATCGGTCCTTGGTTCACCCCGGCAGATGGAGCGTGTGGCCGCTGCATTCCCGAAGAGAACGCCCCGGTTTGGCAGAGACCTTTTTTCTCTCTCGCAGCAGTTTGCCGTACAAAGCGGCCTTGCAACACCGGAAGTCCGGCAGGTGATCCATCTCTGCAGTACCCGGAACATCCCGGCAAGCATGACCATGCTCGGGAATGGTGTGTTTGCGTACGGCCCGGGTGCACGCTGCATTCTCGAACAGTTCGGAGAAGTCTTCGAATGCCGCGTTGCCCATTCAGGGGCACGCATTATCGGAGAATCAGCATGA
- the coaBC gene encoding bifunctional phosphopantothenoylcysteine decarboxylase/phosphopantothenate--cysteine ligase CoaBC has product MTPVQILSGKQVVLGVTGSIAAVECVRLVHALRRKGAEVQVVMSNAAAGIVTPDALAYASGRPVITRITGLVEHVTYCGDGGSAALLLIAPCTANTISKIACGIDDTPVTTFATTAIGSGMPVLVVPAMHHSMFRHPGLTDNIERLENWGICVLPPRIEEGKAKIADIDEIVLASERAVSEKPLAGKRVLITSGPCREPVDDVRILTTRSSGMMGKSLALQAFRLGAEVTIVHGDTVPCITNIHASTADEMRDAVMSELTAWGGTDIYISAAAISDFAPVPAEGKIRSGKPAKIALNPLPKLLDTVLEGYAPFTVAFKIERNPLAPAKALLKKGVSLVLMNQPETMGSATGDYQLLSHKGSRRISGTKDEIAAEVWEQILSEIR; this is encoded by the coding sequence ATGACACCCGTTCAGATCCTTTCCGGAAAACAGGTTGTCCTTGGTGTGACCGGCAGCATCGCTGCCGTCGAGTGCGTCAGGCTTGTACATGCACTGCGGAGAAAAGGGGCAGAAGTCCAGGTCGTGATGAGCAATGCCGCTGCCGGCATCGTAACGCCTGATGCCCTTGCCTACGCAAGCGGAAGGCCGGTCATCACCCGGATCACCGGCCTTGTCGAGCACGTAACGTACTGTGGTGACGGGGGGAGTGCCGCGCTCCTGCTCATCGCGCCGTGTACCGCCAATACCATCAGCAAGATCGCCTGCGGAATCGATGACACCCCCGTCACGACATTTGCCACAACCGCTATCGGCAGCGGCATGCCGGTGCTGGTTGTCCCGGCCATGCACCACAGCATGTTCCGCCACCCGGGCCTCACGGACAATATCGAACGGCTGGAAAACTGGGGGATCTGCGTTCTTCCTCCCCGCATCGAGGAGGGGAAAGCGAAGATTGCGGATATTGATGAGATTGTCCTCGCATCTGAGCGGGCGGTATCGGAAAAACCGCTTGCCGGAAAGCGCGTTCTCATTACCAGCGGCCCCTGCCGCGAACCGGTCGATGACGTGAGAATCCTGACCACCCGGTCGAGCGGGATGATGGGGAAATCCCTTGCCCTCCAGGCATTCCGGCTGGGGGCGGAGGTCACCATTGTCCATGGGGATACCGTGCCCTGCATAACGAACATCCATGCCTCCACAGCGGATGAGATGCGGGATGCGGTCATGAGCGAACTGACTGCATGGGGAGGCACCGATATTTACATCAGTGCTGCGGCAATCTCCGACTTTGCCCCGGTGCCGGCAGAGGGAAAAATCCGGAGCGGGAAACCTGCGAAAATTGCTCTTAACCCCCTGCCGAAGCTCCTGGACACGGTCCTTGAGGGTTACGCACCGTTCACGGTAGCCTTCAAGATCGAAAGGAATCCTCTCGCCCCGGCGAAAGCATTACTGAAAAAAGGCGTCTCACTTGTCCTGATGAACCAGCCGGAAACAATGGGGAGCGCAACCGGGGATTACCAGCTGCTTTCGCATAAAGGATCGCGCAGGATTTCCGGAACGAAAGATGAAATAGCCGCGGAAGTATGGGAGCAGATCCTTTCGGAAATCCGGTAA
- a CDS encoding class I SAM-dependent methyltransferase: MQARRIKREDLPLVRDAGWADPSRSPFVDGDNAWVPVRQGEEFDADIPERSRYAGRGYYMAGDVAVVHGDRPSAVEVEEIIAFRRPRGIVWIEALEDVTRTPKTELLWGTAGEVRHKENGYLFIMDPQEVMFSMGNRNEKMRIARLIRSGSGHERVADMFAGIGYFTIPMAGAGAEVHAMEINPVAFRYLERNVAVNRLADRVTTGLGDSRTLLSGTYNRIVMGHFDAVTMLPEALAHAEAGSVLHIHSIGQVEGQIRSAAEGAGFSSTIRVHKVKKYRPHAWHVVQDVTLS, from the coding sequence ATGCAGGCCCGGAGAATCAAACGGGAGGATCTTCCCCTCGTCAGGGATGCAGGATGGGCCGATCCGTCACGCAGCCCGTTCGTGGATGGCGATAATGCCTGGGTACCCGTGCGGCAGGGAGAGGAATTTGATGCAGATATCCCGGAACGTTCGCGTTATGCCGGCCGGGGATATTACATGGCTGGAGATGTGGCTGTAGTTCACGGAGACCGCCCTTCGGCTGTTGAGGTTGAAGAGATCATCGCGTTCCGTCGCCCGCGGGGCATTGTCTGGATCGAAGCGCTTGAAGATGTTACCCGCACCCCGAAGACTGAACTTCTCTGGGGAACTGCGGGAGAAGTCCGCCATAAAGAGAACGGCTACCTGTTCATCATGGACCCGCAGGAGGTCATGTTCTCCATGGGCAACCGGAACGAGAAGATGCGCATTGCCCGGCTGATCCGCAGTGGCAGCGGACATGAGAGAGTCGCGGACATGTTTGCCGGGATCGGGTATTTCACCATCCCCATGGCCGGTGCCGGGGCAGAGGTGCATGCAATGGAGATCAACCCTGTGGCATTCAGGTATCTTGAACGGAATGTTGCCGTTAACCGGCTTGCAGACCGGGTTACCACCGGGCTCGGCGACTCCCGTACCCTTCTTTCCGGCACCTATAACCGGATCGTCATGGGGCATTTTGATGCCGTGACCATGCTGCCGGAGGCTCTCGCCCATGCTGAGGCAGGATCGGTCCTGCACATCCACAGCATCGGGCAGGTTGAAGGACAGATCCGGTCGGCCGCTGAAGGCGCAGGTTTTTCATCTACCATCCGGGTACATAAAGTGAAGAAGTACCGCCCGCATGCCTGGCATGTGGTGCAGGATGTGACCCTCTCATGA
- a CDS encoding 60S ribosomal export protein NMD3, which yields MSIRDNFCPKCGKPSDTAGLCRECRIGNTPWFTCDNRVKNVQCPSCGARKQVNTWIDNNRERDELAPDLARSAVHFHADVKKPSIDVVAVDNLTVNRSRASLVVRGTLYKSPVEGTCTVEILWEKEQCDRCNRISGSYYEGVVQVRAEGRSPSTFEVQMSASIAQQVEDNLQAGGERLSFVSDMNEIPDGLDIIIGSQHIGLLIAQAIVAQLGGRYTTHPKLVGEKNGRQLYRITYSVRLPRFQKHDIVFTGKRYYEVERVEAHHVRARDLSDGTAKSIRDEDIERIVGNSRNTMEALVAFVDRSMVGIIDPVSSRSVEVARPKQAEVRAGDHVSIIRDGDSLIIVR from the coding sequence ATGAGCATCCGTGACAATTTCTGTCCCAAGTGCGGGAAACCCTCCGATACCGCAGGACTCTGCCGGGAATGCCGGATAGGAAACACACCATGGTTTACCTGCGATAACCGGGTCAAGAACGTCCAGTGTCCCAGTTGCGGAGCCAGGAAACAGGTGAACACGTGGATCGATAACAACCGGGAGAGAGATGAACTTGCACCAGATCTTGCCCGTTCAGCGGTGCACTTCCATGCAGACGTAAAAAAACCATCCATCGATGTTGTGGCAGTGGACAACCTGACCGTGAACCGTTCCCGTGCCTCGCTGGTTGTACGCGGGACACTCTACAAATCACCGGTTGAGGGTACCTGCACGGTCGAAATTCTCTGGGAGAAGGAACAGTGCGACCGGTGCAACCGGATCAGCGGCAGTTACTATGAAGGGGTTGTCCAGGTCCGGGCCGAGGGGCGGTCTCCCAGCACATTCGAAGTCCAGATGTCGGCCTCCATCGCACAGCAGGTCGAGGACAACCTCCAGGCTGGCGGGGAGCGCCTCTCTTTTGTCTCGGACATGAACGAGATCCCGGATGGTCTCGATATCATCATCGGCTCCCAGCATATCGGTCTCCTGATCGCCCAGGCTATCGTTGCCCAGCTTGGCGGGCGCTATACAACGCACCCGAAACTCGTGGGTGAGAAGAATGGCAGGCAGCTGTACCGGATCACCTACTCCGTCCGCCTTCCCCGGTTCCAGAAGCACGACATCGTCTTTACCGGGAAACGGTATTATGAAGTCGAGCGTGTCGAAGCGCATCATGTGCGGGCAAGAGACCTTTCCGATGGCACAGCGAAGTCGATCCGCGATGAGGACATTGAGCGGATTGTCGGGAACTCGCGGAACACCATGGAGGCGCTCGTCGCATTTGTCGACAGATCCATGGTCGGCATCATCGATCCGGTCTCCAGCCGGTCCGTCGAAGTTGCCCGGCCGAAGCAGGCCGAAGTCCGGGCCGGCGACCACGTCAGTATTATCCGCGATGGCGACAGTCTCATCATAGTCAGGTAG
- a CDS encoding DUF424 domain-containing protein, translating into MFLKIHHSPEMGDVVAVCDRELLNTTISHDTMTVTISEAFYGNTPATEAEVRAVLKNAGNANLMGERVVSMAIEMGLCTRAGCVMIGKVPHAQIYQL; encoded by the coding sequence ATGTTTCTGAAGATCCACCATTCCCCGGAGATGGGGGATGTTGTAGCGGTCTGCGACCGCGAGCTCCTCAATACAACCATAAGCCACGATACGATGACAGTCACCATCAGCGAAGCCTTCTATGGAAATACGCCTGCAACAGAAGCGGAAGTCCGGGCTGTGCTGAAGAACGCAGGGAATGCAAACCTCATGGGGGAGCGTGTTGTCAGCATGGCTATAGAAATGGGACTCTGTACCCGCGCCGGCTGCGTTATGATCGGGAAGGTCCCGCACGCCCAGATCTACCAGCTATGA
- a CDS encoding TatD family hydrolase, whose product MKSPEFPITDDHIHIDPVNGRGVEAAKDFFRAGGTHLFLVSLPSWTLGIHPSTGADYARVFDETLRVAELVATTGVVVFPVLGVHPAEITRLMERMPIADAVATMQGGIDCAARYVQEGRAVALKSGRPHYDVSPEILAASNAVLAHALACAADCGCALQVHAETGPCSDIADLARRAGVPVKRVVKHYASPDTPLHPSLIAKHEGIPDLIKSGRPFTMESDYMDSHERPGAVIGPKSVPRYTRQLLAAGTMTEEDCFRIHTETIQDVYGVTISLS is encoded by the coding sequence ATGAAATCTCCTGAGTTCCCGATCACGGACGACCACATCCACATCGATCCGGTCAACGGAAGAGGAGTCGAGGCGGCAAAGGACTTTTTCCGGGCCGGTGGCACCCACCTGTTTCTCGTATCCCTCCCCTCCTGGACACTGGGCATCCATCCCTCAACCGGAGCCGATTATGCCCGGGTCTTTGACGAGACCCTCCGTGTTGCAGAACTTGTCGCCACAACGGGCGTTGTCGTCTTCCCTGTCCTGGGCGTCCATCCTGCCGAGATCACCCGGCTTATGGAACGGATGCCCATTGCTGACGCGGTTGCGACCATGCAGGGTGGGATCGATTGCGCTGCCCGGTATGTCCAGGAAGGACGGGCGGTGGCCCTGAAGAGCGGGAGACCGCACTATGACGTGAGCCCGGAGATTCTCGCTGCATCAAACGCTGTGCTTGCACACGCTCTTGCCTGTGCAGCGGACTGCGGGTGCGCCCTGCAGGTCCATGCCGAGACGGGTCCCTGCAGCGACATCGCTGATCTGGCCAGGAGGGCCGGCGTACCGGTGAAGCGGGTCGTGAAACACTATGCCTCACCCGATACCCCGCTCCATCCGTCACTCATCGCAAAACATGAAGGGATTCCTGATCTCATTAAATCCGGCCGTCCTTTCACCATGGAGAGCGATTACATGGACTCCCATGAGCGGCCGGGCGCTGTGATCGGGCCAAAGTCCGTCCCGAGGTATACCAGACAGCTTCTTGCAGCGGGAACGATGACGGAAGAGGACTGCTTCCGGATCCACACCGAGACCATCCAGGATGTCTATGGCGTGACCATCTCGCTATCGTGA